In Nocardioides marinus, one DNA window encodes the following:
- a CDS encoding alpha/beta hydrolase — protein sequence MTQQDVLLIHGTWGHGKEWDEFGAQLTARGYRVHAPSWPGHGHPKEIDVWGMAEEVTQLGILDYVDALADVARSLETPPIIFGHSVGGLLAQLVAARVPHRGIVLLGPAPAAGVWALYPSQIALWGGFTPRWIMGRPMFPVKKKTWDKYICNAVDQSFSDEFYSNLCAESGRAYREMVFWFLDPKRSTRVNFEAITGDVLVIAGSEDKCCVPSMCKATAKRYRGRADYVELDGSDHMMIGGPYMDATLQAFDTWAAAKGITATTS from the coding sequence ATGACGCAGCAAGACGTACTCCTGATCCACGGCACCTGGGGGCACGGCAAGGAGTGGGACGAGTTCGGCGCCCAGCTCACCGCCCGCGGCTACCGCGTCCACGCGCCGAGCTGGCCCGGCCACGGCCACCCCAAGGAGATCGACGTGTGGGGCATGGCCGAGGAGGTCACCCAGCTCGGCATCCTCGACTACGTCGACGCTCTGGCCGACGTCGCGCGAAGCCTCGAGACCCCTCCGATCATCTTCGGCCACTCCGTCGGCGGCCTGCTCGCCCAGCTCGTCGCGGCACGAGTCCCCCACCGCGGCATCGTGCTCCTCGGCCCGGCGCCCGCCGCGGGCGTATGGGCGCTCTACCCCTCCCAGATCGCCCTGTGGGGCGGCTTCACCCCGCGCTGGATCATGGGCAGGCCTATGTTCCCGGTCAAGAAGAAGACCTGGGACAAGTACATCTGCAACGCCGTCGACCAGTCGTTCTCCGACGAGTTCTACAGCAACCTCTGCGCCGAATCCGGCCGCGCCTACCGCGAGATGGTGTTCTGGTTCCTCGACCCCAAGCGGTCCACCCGCGTCAACTTCGAGGCCATCACTGGCGACGTGCTCGTCATCGCAGGCAGCGAGGACAAGTGCTGCGTTCCCTCCATGTGCAAGGCGACCGCCAAGCGATACCGGGGCCGGGCTGACTACGTCGAACTCGACGGCTCCGACCACATGATGATCGGCGGACCGTACATGGACGCCACGCTCCAGGCATTCGACACCTGGGCGGCAGCGAAGGGGATCACCGCCACCACTTCCTAA
- a CDS encoding AraC family transcriptional regulator ligand-binding domain-containing protein: MGPLLRAGALQGFDDLVAQWGCDPVALRRRHGLHRAQDRDPEAMVSMNAVAWMLEDAAVACGRHDLGLQLGARQDPKMLGLLALVIQGAATAGDALLDASRYLFVHSPGYQLVVEPMAPGDAWITLRFDVLVDDGVPHRQLIDGCLASLLSMARAFAGEVSPRAVSLPHTPAAHVSAYREVFGAHVSFGQTKAALHVAPDLLQLDLRAAQPLIRQHAIAYIAERYPQADSTATTRVRNALRGTIGATRGTKAEIAALLGTHPRTLQRRLADEGKTFETIADDVRRSATVNLLTSTDLPLGQVAAALGYSEQSAMSRKVRQWFNATPREVRARAFSGPPT; encoded by the coding sequence GTGGGTCCGCTCCTGCGTGCTGGCGCGCTCCAGGGCTTCGACGACCTCGTCGCGCAATGGGGCTGCGACCCGGTCGCGCTCCGTCGCCGGCACGGCCTGCATCGGGCGCAGGACCGTGATCCCGAGGCGATGGTCTCGATGAACGCGGTCGCCTGGATGTTGGAGGACGCCGCTGTCGCCTGCGGACGTCACGACCTCGGGCTGCAGCTCGGTGCTCGCCAGGACCCGAAGATGCTGGGCCTGCTCGCGCTGGTGATCCAGGGTGCAGCGACCGCGGGCGATGCGCTGCTCGACGCTTCGCGGTACCTGTTCGTGCACAGCCCGGGCTACCAGCTGGTCGTCGAACCCATGGCCCCCGGCGACGCGTGGATCACCCTCCGGTTCGACGTCCTCGTCGATGACGGTGTCCCGCACCGTCAACTCATCGACGGCTGCCTGGCATCCCTGCTCTCGATGGCGCGCGCCTTCGCGGGCGAGGTTTCACCCCGCGCCGTCTCGCTACCTCACACGCCAGCCGCCCACGTTTCCGCCTACCGGGAAGTCTTCGGCGCGCATGTCTCGTTCGGCCAGACCAAGGCCGCTCTCCACGTGGCGCCTGATCTGCTCCAGCTCGACCTACGAGCGGCCCAGCCCTTGATCCGTCAGCACGCGATCGCCTACATCGCCGAGCGATACCCACAGGCCGACTCAACAGCAACGACCCGGGTCCGTAACGCACTCCGCGGCACCATAGGAGCCACCCGCGGCACCAAGGCCGAGATCGCAGCCCTGCTCGGCACGCATCCCCGCACCCTTCAGCGGCGACTGGCAGACGAAGGCAAGACCTTCGAGACCATCGCCGACGACGTGCGCAGGTCGGCCACCGTGAACCTCCTGACCTCGACCGACCTCCCGCTCGGACAGGTCGCGGCCGCGCTGGGCTACTCCGAGCAGTCCGCCATGAGCCGCAAGGTCCGCCAATGGTTCAACGCGACCCCGCGCGAGGTACGAGCACGAGCCTTCTCCGGGCCACCCACGTGA
- a CDS encoding helix-turn-helix transcriptional regulator, with protein sequence MPQEPTGTNHECCEALWSVEQLSDYLQVPIQTLYAWRSRGTGPRSLRVGRYVRYRHGDVAAWLAGRAE encoded by the coding sequence ATGCCGCAGGAACCAACCGGAACCAACCACGAGTGCTGCGAGGCACTCTGGAGCGTTGAGCAGTTGAGCGACTACCTCCAGGTCCCGATCCAGACGCTGTACGCCTGGCGATCACGAGGCACCGGACCGCGCTCTCTCCGAGTGGGGCGATACGTCCGCTATCGGCACGGCGACGTGGCTGCATGGCTCGCCGGAAGGGCCGAGTGA
- a CDS encoding tyrosine-type recombinase/integrase, with amino-acid sequence MRDADGRVRAVTRRAATRSKAEVALLEAIQDRVGARAGRLTRSSTLQSVGERWLAERRLDVTAGDLTHGSYDRYEHALVKHINPALGMLSVGEITPGRIAAYLKATERNSKLIRTVLSQVLGFAYVEGAIATNPALGIRTRHGRDRSPKPAMSLDDLLDVVAAIDLWEAEPSTRESQRTRRSIPLRDIFELLMGTGCRISEALALTWLDADLTTGQLQIGPTLEIRRAADGGLTRKPTPKSYAGARQVAVPPEVLAMLKRRRDAVGSIATGAPIFASTSGGFISPTNVRTAWRDARAAYAESTGRNLDWIGPHSFRRTLGTHLVEDLGVEQASKVLGHANTATTLAHYWDRRAGVVTATDTQRRLSAAWTKGVTEPG; translated from the coding sequence GTGCGCGACGCGGACGGCCGGGTCCGGGCGGTTACCCGTCGCGCCGCGACACGAAGCAAGGCCGAGGTCGCCCTCCTCGAGGCGATCCAGGACCGAGTGGGCGCGAGAGCAGGCCGACTCACGCGGTCGTCAACGCTACAGAGCGTCGGCGAGCGATGGCTTGCCGAACGCCGGCTCGACGTGACCGCAGGAGACCTCACACACGGCTCCTACGACAGGTACGAGCACGCACTGGTGAAGCACATCAATCCGGCGTTGGGCATGCTGTCGGTTGGTGAGATCACGCCGGGACGGATCGCGGCGTACTTGAAGGCCACTGAACGGAACTCGAAACTGATCCGCACCGTGCTGAGCCAGGTGTTGGGCTTCGCCTATGTCGAAGGGGCCATCGCCACCAACCCGGCACTCGGCATCCGAACACGGCACGGGCGGGATCGAAGCCCCAAGCCCGCCATGTCCTTGGACGATCTCCTCGATGTGGTGGCGGCCATCGATCTATGGGAGGCCGAACCTTCTACTCGCGAGTCCCAGCGCACGCGACGCTCCATCCCCCTGCGCGACATCTTCGAGCTCCTCATGGGCACCGGATGCCGGATCAGCGAAGCGCTCGCGCTCACGTGGCTCGATGCCGATCTCACGACTGGCCAGCTCCAGATCGGACCCACCTTGGAGATTCGTCGCGCCGCGGACGGGGGCCTGACCAGGAAGCCAACCCCGAAGTCGTACGCAGGCGCGAGGCAAGTCGCGGTTCCACCCGAGGTGCTAGCGATGCTCAAGCGACGTCGCGACGCCGTCGGGAGCATTGCCACTGGCGCGCCGATCTTCGCGTCCACGTCCGGCGGCTTCATCTCCCCGACGAACGTCCGGACGGCCTGGCGGGACGCGCGTGCCGCGTACGCGGAATCAACGGGGCGCAACCTGGATTGGATCGGCCCGCACTCCTTCAGGCGGACACTTGGGACGCACCTCGTGGAGGACCTAGGGGTGGAGCAGGCGAGCAAGGTCCTGGGCCACGCCAACACCGCAACGACCCTCGCGCACTACTGGGACCGGCGAGCGGGCGTAGTGACAGCCACCGACACCCAACGTCGCCTCTCGGCCGCGTGGACCAAGGGCGTGACCGAACCTGGCTAG
- a CDS encoding IS256 family transposase — protein sequence MTAMPSIDPAQFLNEQLSQASPDLMRDLLTTFVNALLSAQADAVCGAGYGERSSERVNSRNGYRHRDLDTRVGTLDVAVPKLRQGSLYPEWLLERRKRAERALTSVVATCYLLGVSTRRMDKLVQTLGITGLSKSQVSVMAKELDEHVEEFRTRRLEDAGPFTFVAADALVLKVREGGRVVPVHVLVATGVNADGHREILGVQVTTSEDGAGWLAFFRDLTARGLTGVKLVTSDAHAGLVAAIGATIPGAAWQRCRTHYAANLMAATPKTSWPWVKALLHSIYDQPDAEAVHAQFDRVLDALTEKLPAVAEHLETARADILAFTAFPKEIWRQIWSNNPNERLNREIRRRTDVVGIFPDRTSIIRLVGAVLAEQHDEWAEGRRYLGLDVLARAQAVDTTTEEVTSTELELQALTA from the coding sequence ATGACCGCCATGCCCAGTATCGACCCTGCCCAGTTCCTGAACGAGCAGCTGTCCCAAGCATCCCCGGATCTGATGCGGGACCTGCTGACCACCTTCGTCAACGCGCTGCTCTCCGCACAGGCCGACGCGGTGTGCGGCGCCGGCTACGGCGAACGCTCCTCGGAGCGGGTCAACTCCCGCAACGGCTACCGACACCGCGACCTCGACACCCGCGTCGGCACCCTCGATGTCGCGGTCCCCAAGCTCCGGCAAGGGTCGCTGTACCCCGAGTGGCTGCTCGAGCGCCGCAAGCGAGCCGAACGCGCCCTAACCAGCGTGGTGGCGACCTGCTACCTGCTCGGCGTCTCAACCCGCCGGATGGACAAGCTGGTGCAGACCCTCGGCATCACCGGCCTGTCGAAGTCCCAAGTCAGCGTGATGGCCAAAGAGCTCGACGAGCACGTCGAGGAGTTCCGCACCCGACGCCTCGAGGACGCCGGCCCGTTCACCTTCGTCGCGGCTGACGCACTCGTGCTCAAGGTCCGCGAAGGCGGCCGCGTCGTGCCGGTCCACGTCCTGGTCGCGACCGGGGTCAACGCGGATGGGCACCGCGAGATCCTCGGCGTCCAAGTCACCACCAGCGAAGACGGCGCCGGCTGGCTCGCCTTCTTCCGCGACCTGACCGCCCGCGGCCTGACCGGGGTCAAGCTCGTCACCTCCGATGCCCACGCAGGCCTGGTGGCCGCGATCGGCGCCACCATCCCCGGCGCCGCCTGGCAGCGGTGCCGCACCCACTACGCGGCCAACCTGATGGCCGCGACCCCGAAGACCTCATGGCCGTGGGTCAAGGCGCTGCTGCACTCGATCTACGACCAACCCGACGCCGAGGCCGTCCACGCCCAGTTCGACCGGGTCCTCGACGCCCTGACCGAGAAGCTCCCCGCCGTCGCCGAGCACCTCGAGACCGCTCGCGCCGACATCCTTGCCTTCACCGCGTTCCCCAAGGAGATCTGGCGTCAGATCTGGTCCAACAACCCCAACGAGCGGCTCAACCGCGAGATCCGCCGCCGCACCGACGTCGTCGGGATCTTCCCAGACCGCACGTCCATCATCCGGCTCGTCGGTGCCGTGCTCGCCGAGCAACACGACGAGTGGGCCGAAGGCCGCCGCTACCTCGGACTCGACGTCCTCGCCCGCGCTCAAGCAGTCGACACCACGACCGAGGAGGTGACCAGCACCGAGCTAGAACTCCAGGCCCTCACAGCCTGA
- a CDS encoding response regulator transcription factor, translating into MSGSRPVRVALIDNFEVSVAGVRSLLAPYSGRVALLDLGSAMNKPSSVDVILYEPVRQTPSSQAMLRDLVRASQKSAIVYSWRDKEGQVTGSFAAHLSKALPAADLVSAIESLHDGGDGGPSRRIPSDQGPLKVIRGTARRDYDLTPREAEILSLVTQGLTNSEIGGQLYLSINSVKTYIRAAYRKIEVTRRAQAVAWGMEHGLAPLAETDLVSS; encoded by the coding sequence ATGAGTGGCTCACGACCTGTGCGCGTCGCCCTCATCGACAACTTCGAGGTGTCGGTGGCGGGCGTTCGCAGCCTGCTGGCGCCCTACTCGGGCCGGGTGGCCCTGCTCGACCTCGGCTCGGCGATGAACAAGCCGTCCTCGGTCGACGTCATCCTCTACGAGCCGGTGCGCCAGACCCCCTCCTCCCAGGCGATGCTGCGCGACCTCGTGCGCGCCTCGCAGAAGTCCGCGATCGTCTACTCCTGGCGCGACAAGGAGGGGCAGGTCACCGGCTCGTTCGCCGCCCACCTGTCCAAGGCGTTGCCGGCCGCCGACCTCGTCAGTGCGATCGAGAGCCTGCACGACGGCGGCGACGGTGGCCCGTCGCGCCGGATCCCCAGCGACCAGGGGCCGCTGAAGGTCATCCGCGGCACCGCCCGGCGCGACTACGACCTGACCCCCCGCGAGGCCGAGATCCTCTCGCTGGTCACCCAGGGGCTCACCAACTCCGAGATCGGCGGGCAGCTCTACCTGTCCATCAACTCGGTCAAGACCTACATCCGCGCGGCCTACCGCAAGATCGAGGTCACCCGACGTGCCCAGGCGGTCGCCTGGGGCATGGAGCACGGCCTGGCGCCGCTGGCGGAGACCGATCTCGTCAGCAGCTGA
- a CDS encoding response regulator transcription factor has product MATDHVGPVRVAVLNDYEIVVNGIARMLEPYADRVRVVETSTGIPSMGESDVVLYDTFSQAQGNVLEVQEVSSMTGAAVVLYSWNLDPTLVAEALRRGAAGYLSKTLDGAGLADALVKVATGQRVLPGDRGNGEEHGAWPGQEQGLSAREAEMMALITQGFSNAEIAERSYLSINSVKTYIRTAYRKLGLARRSQAVRWGLEHGFLPPEPRRTDTASGVTQVAAPRQ; this is encoded by the coding sequence ATGGCCACCGACCACGTCGGGCCGGTGCGGGTGGCGGTCCTCAACGACTACGAGATCGTCGTCAACGGCATCGCGCGCATGCTCGAGCCGTACGCCGACCGCGTCCGCGTCGTGGAGACGAGCACGGGCATCCCCTCGATGGGGGAGAGCGACGTCGTGCTCTACGACACCTTCAGCCAGGCCCAGGGCAACGTGCTGGAGGTGCAGGAGGTGTCCTCGATGACCGGTGCCGCGGTGGTGCTCTACAGCTGGAACCTCGACCCCACGCTCGTCGCCGAGGCGCTGCGCCGTGGCGCCGCCGGCTACCTGTCCAAGACCCTCGACGGTGCCGGTCTGGCCGACGCGCTGGTCAAGGTGGCCACGGGTCAGCGGGTGCTGCCGGGTGACCGTGGCAACGGCGAGGAGCACGGGGCCTGGCCCGGCCAGGAGCAGGGGCTCTCTGCCCGCGAGGCGGAGATGATGGCGCTGATCACCCAGGGCTTCTCCAATGCCGAGATCGCCGAGCGCTCCTACCTGTCCATCAACTCGGTGAAGACCTACATCCGCACCGCCTACCGCAAGCTCGGGCTCGCGCGCCGCTCGCAGGCGGTCCGCTGGGGGCTCGAGCACGGGTTCCTGCCACCGGAGCCACGACGTACCGACACCGCCAGCGGCGTCACCCAGGTGGCGGCACCGCGGCAGTGA
- a CDS encoding DUF7218 family protein produces MPQEKSPGPSVKDDELYESLREDGNSKEKAARIANAAAGSSRSEVGKRGGGSPAYEEWTVEELRDRAAELDVEGRSSMTKDELIEALRNH; encoded by the coding sequence GTGCCCCAGGAGAAGTCGCCCGGCCCGAGCGTGAAGGATGACGAGCTCTACGAGAGCCTGCGCGAGGACGGCAACAGCAAGGAGAAGGCCGCCCGCATCGCCAACGCGGCGGCCGGGTCGTCGCGCAGCGAGGTGGGCAAGCGGGGCGGTGGCTCGCCGGCGTACGAGGAGTGGACCGTCGAGGAGCTCCGCGACCGCGCCGCCGAGCTCGACGTCGAAGGTCGCTCGTCGATGACCAAGGACGAGCTCATCGAGGCACTGAGGAACCACTGA
- a CDS encoding TetR/AcrR family transcriptional regulator C-terminal ligand-binding domain-containing protein gives MDHSESRPAGRPRDADADDRIIDAALAEYAAHGRAGYSLNGVARRAGVGKSSIYLRWRDKETLLVDAVHARADAPSVDTGSLEGDLLGVYSWLLQHFLTEAGWVAVRVAVDGATDDATSWAAPQRVGAGHAAMLATVWQRAADRGEIPGPDDARVRVATRMMYGDLLLRAMVDREHLGSLDEAGRAEEARFVVSMLIRLLTD, from the coding sequence GTGGACCACTCGGAGTCACGTCCCGCGGGTCGGCCCCGAGATGCCGACGCGGACGACCGGATCATCGACGCCGCCCTCGCCGAGTACGCAGCCCACGGACGCGCCGGCTACTCCCTCAACGGCGTCGCCCGCCGCGCCGGGGTCGGCAAGTCGTCGATCTACCTGCGCTGGCGCGACAAGGAGACATTGCTCGTCGACGCCGTCCACGCCCGCGCCGACGCCCCGTCGGTCGACACGGGGTCGCTCGAGGGCGATCTGCTCGGGGTCTACTCCTGGCTGCTGCAGCACTTCCTCACCGAGGCCGGCTGGGTCGCCGTGCGCGTGGCTGTCGACGGGGCGACCGACGACGCGACGTCATGGGCGGCCCCACAGCGGGTCGGCGCGGGGCACGCCGCCATGCTCGCCACGGTGTGGCAGCGCGCAGCGGACCGCGGCGAGATCCCCGGCCCCGACGACGCCCGCGTCCGCGTCGCGACCCGGATGATGTACGGCGACCTGCTGCTGCGCGCGATGGTCGACCGCGAGCACCTGGGCTCCCTCGACGAGGCCGGTCGTGCCGAGGAGGCCCGCTTCGTGGTCTCGATGCTGATCCGGCTGCTGACCGACTAG
- a CDS encoding A/G-specific adenine glycosylase, protein MPESPLHAPILSWYAAHQRDLPWRRPDASPWSVLVSELMLQQTPVARVLPVHEAWLERWPTPAALAAETTGEAVRMWGRLGYPRRALRLHAAAVAILERHGGSVPEDHADLLALPGVGEYTAAAVASFAFGQRHAVMDTNVRRVLARAVTGVALPGPSVTAAERRLAVSLLPDADDVAATWAVAVMELGALVCTATSPACGECPVRDRCAWVAAGAPAYDGPARRTQAWDGTDRQCRGRLMAVLRESSGPVHVSSLEAAWPGTEQRERCLAGLLVDGLAVRVGPETYALP, encoded by the coding sequence ATGCCCGAGAGCCCGCTGCACGCACCGATCCTGAGCTGGTACGCCGCGCACCAGCGCGACCTGCCCTGGCGCCGCCCCGATGCCTCGCCGTGGTCGGTGCTGGTGAGCGAGCTGATGCTCCAGCAGACGCCGGTCGCCCGGGTGCTGCCCGTGCACGAGGCGTGGCTGGAGCGGTGGCCGACGCCGGCCGCCCTCGCCGCCGAGACCACCGGCGAGGCGGTGCGCATGTGGGGACGACTGGGCTACCCCCGACGCGCCCTGCGGCTGCACGCCGCCGCCGTGGCCATCCTCGAGCGGCACGGCGGCTCGGTGCCCGAGGACCACGCCGACCTGCTGGCGCTGCCGGGCGTCGGTGAGTACACCGCCGCAGCGGTCGCCTCCTTCGCCTTCGGCCAGCGGCACGCGGTGATGGACACCAACGTGCGGCGGGTGCTGGCCCGAGCCGTCACCGGGGTGGCCCTCCCCGGGCCCTCGGTCACCGCGGCCGAGCGCCGGCTCGCGGTCTCGCTGCTGCCCGACGCCGACGACGTCGCGGCGACGTGGGCGGTCGCGGTGATGGAGCTCGGCGCCCTGGTGTGCACCGCGACCTCACCCGCGTGCGGGGAGTGCCCGGTGCGCGACCGGTGCGCCTGGGTGGCGGCCGGCGCTCCGGCGTACGACGGCCCGGCCCGGCGTACCCAGGCCTGGGACGGCACCGACCGGCAGTGCCGGGGTCGGCTGATGGCGGTCCTGCGGGAGTCCAGCGGCCCGGTCCACGTCTCCTCTCTCGAGGCCGCCTGGCCCGGCACGGAGCAGCGCGAGCGCTGCCTGGCCGGCCTGCTGGTCGACGGGTTGGCGGTGCGGGTGGGGCCGGAGACGTACGCCTTGCCGTGA